One window from the genome of Alnus glutinosa chromosome 13, dhAlnGlut1.1, whole genome shotgun sequence encodes:
- the LOC133854456 gene encoding uncharacterized protein LOC133854456 isoform X2, with amino-acid sequence METGLVDSDLSLTTAAASAAESEKAWHLLALLLSLGRTAPPAELASRCALFHASPDFVQSLCSVPGSLLLLTCDFHVTLSPLALIALAEFVSNSNLRSAFIPRIGNRLWNDIEFLKVYSRKRKPSASLISELEPVPKRRAIFDSGAEEQRKSWLCSREPIQNVCPKVQSHVTDDISRSINMQPSDMSIMVEGNISTNILLQRKANKPIMACEPDSGPALPNTILDNPVVCKDAKINEREFGSTMNFNATCCPEDAKYRKTVFAPKEKRPCKRDRASISMVQKLQRNHDNRHIKEKRGSSTSVFPKDQQEPKVLPSFELYSVEEEEGSGGYGTVYRARRKSDGITVAIKCPHANAHRHHVSNELKMLERFGGKDFVIKYEGCIKNGNSDCFVLEHVEHDRPEVLKKEIDVFQLRWYGYCMFRALASLHKQGIVHRDVKPGNFLFSRKANKGYLIDFNLAMDLHQKYGNTSKSRMGYDNMSHVMVPKSKSISPTAKTSHAVYRETTKGSKSTLDPKNLKKKALRQAKVYNDLVSLNGIKSQGADGSGITSAKDVTSNRTPSTERRREPIPRHGRKELISLLQDAMRSPNYEASSVPAPMRKRVAASPRQVDSKLFYITPMPLNSTVIDVGGAGSMKKKGDGKHKREGPCVGTKGFRAPEVLFRSPHQGPKVDIWSAGVTLLYLMIGRTSFLGDPEQNIKDIAKLRGSEDLWEVAKLHNRETSLPMDLYDTQYFPSIKLQDWCETNTKRPEFLEVIPRSLFDLVDKCLTVNPRSRISAEEALNHEFFAPFHEGSRKKRLECGTGHSLHGQCSIKPVQISGDQG; translated from the exons ATGGAGACTGGCCTCGTCGACTCGGACCTTAGCCTAACCACCGCCGCCGCCTCCGCCGCCGAGTCAGAAAAGGCGTGGCACCTTCTCGCCCTACTCCTCTCGCTTGGCCGCACGGCTCCCCCCGCCGAGCTCGCTTCCCGGTGCGCCCTGTTCCACGCCTCGCCCGACTTCGTCCAGTCCCTCTGCTCCGTCCCTGGCTCGCTGCTCCTCTTGACCTGCGATTTCCACGTCACCCTCTCTCCGCTGGCCCTAATCGCTCTCGCAGAGTTCGTGTCGAATTCGAATTTGAGATCCGCCTTCATTCCGCGGATTGGGAATAGGCTGTGGAATGATATCGAATTCCTGAAAGTGTACTCTAGGAAGCGCAAGCCGAGTGCGTCTTTGATTTCTGAGCTTGAGCCGGTGCCCAAAAGGAGAGCCATTTTCGATTCCGGAGCTG AAGAACAGAGGAAATCGTGGTTATGTTCACGGGAACCGATTCAAAATGTTTGTCCAAAG GTACAGTCTCATGTGACTGACGATATAAGCAGGAGCATAAATATGCAGCCAAGTGACATGTCAATAATG GTAGAAGGCAACATTAGTACAAACATACTTCTGCAAAGGAAGGCGAACAAGCCGATAATGGCATGTGAGCCTGATTCAGGACCGGCTCTTCCAAATACCATTTTGGATAATCCGGTTGTGTGCAAAGATGCTAAAATAAATGAGAGAGAATTTGGAAGTACAATGAATTTCAATGCGACATGTTGCCCAGAAGATGCTAAATATAGGAAAACTGTTTTCGCTCCCAAAGAGAAGCGGCCGTGTAAAAGGGATCGGGCATCAATCAGCATGGTGCAGAAATTACAGCGTAACCATGACAACAGGCACATTAAGGAAAAAAGGGGAAGCTCTACTTCTGTTTTTCCCAAG GATCAACAGGAACCAAAAGTACTTCCAAGCTTCGAATTATATagtgtagaagaagaagaaggttcaG GTGGTTATGGCACTGTTTACAGGGCACGGAGAAAAAGTGATGGAATTACAGTTGCAATTAAAT GCCCTCATGCTAATGCTCATAGGCACCATGTTAGCAATGAACTGAAGATGCTGGAGCGGTTTGG GGGTAAAGACTTTGTTATAAAATATGAAGGCTGTATCAAGAACGGAAATTCTGATTGCTTTGTTCTAGAGCATGTTGAGCATGATAGGCCTGAG gtgttaaaaaaagaaatagatgtGTTTCAGCTCCGGTGGTATGGCTATTGCATGTTTAGAGCCCTAGCGAGTCTCCATAAGCAG GGAATAGTTCACAGAGACGTTAAACCTGGCAATTTCCTTTTCTCTCGTAAGGCTAATAAAGGTTATCTTATTGATTTTAACCTTGCCATG GATTTGCATCAGAAGTATGGAAACACTA GCAAGTCAAGGATGGGGTATGATAACATGAGTCATGTTATGGTTCCCAAATCAAAATCTATATCTCCAACCGCTAAAACTTCGCATGCAGTCTACCGTGAGACAACAAAGGGTTCCAAGTCAACTTTAGATCCCAAGAACCTGAAGAAAAAGGCTTTGAGGCAAGCAAAGGTTTATAATGACTTGGTTAGTTTGAATGGAATCAAAAGTCAAGGTGCAGATGGCTCAGGCATAACCTCAGCCAAGGATGTGACAAGCAACAGGACTCCTTCAACAGAAAGGCGGAGGGAACCTATTCCACGCCATGGCAGGAAGGAGCTCATCAGCCTGTTGCAGGACGCAATGAGGAGTCCAAATTATGAAGCATCAAGTGTTCCAGCTCCAATGAGAAAGAGAGTTGCTGCCTCTCCTAGACAAGTGGATAGCAAGCTTTTCTATATTACTCCTATGCCCCTGAATTCAACTGTCATTGATGTTGGCGGTGCTGGctcaatgaagaaaaaag GGGATGGAAAGCACAAGAGAGAAGGTCCTTGTGTTGGAACCAAAGGCTTCCGGGCTCCTGAG GTCTTGTTCAGATCTCCACATCAAGGCCCCAAGGTTGATATCTGGTCTGCTGGGGTTACCTTACTATACCTGATGATTGGAAGAACATCTTTTTTGGGTGATCCTGAACA GAACATAAAGGATATAGCAAAGTTGAGGGGCAGTGAAGATTTATGGGAAGTCGCGAAGCTACACAACCGTGAAACCTCATTGCCAATG GATCTCTATGATACACAATATTTTCCATCTATAAAGCTGCAAGATTGGTGTGAAACAAACACAAAGAGACCAGAATTTCTTGAGGTAATCCCAAGATCGCTTTTTGATCTTGTGGACAAGTGTTTAACAGTGAATCCTAGATCGAGGATCAGTGCAGAGGAAGCTCTGAACCACGAGTTCTTTGCTCCATTCCATGAAGGCTCGAGAAAGAAGAGGCTGGAATGTGGAACTGGCCATTCTTTACATGGACAATGCAGCATCAAACCCGTGCAGATTTCTGGAGACCAAGGTTGA
- the LOC133854456 gene encoding uncharacterized protein LOC133854456 isoform X3 encodes METGLVDSDLSLTTAAASAAESEKAWHLLALLLSLGRTAPPAELASRCALFHASPDFVQSLCSVPGSLLLLTCDFHVTLSPLALIALAEFVSNSNLRSAFIPRIGNRLWNDIEFLKVYSRKRKPSASLISELEPVPKRRAIFDSGAAEEQRKSWLCSREPIQNVCPKSHVTDDISRSINMQPSDMSIMVEGNISTNILLQRKANKPIMACEPDSGPALPNTILDNPVVCKDAKINEREFGSTMNFNATCCPEDAKYRKTVFAPKEKRPCKRDRASISMVQKLQRNHDNRHIKEKRGSSTSVFPKDQQEPKVLPSFELYSVEEEEGSGGYGTVYRARRKSDGITVAIKCPHANAHRHHVSNELKMLERFGGKDFVIKYEGCIKNGNSDCFVLEHVEHDRPEVLKKEIDVFQLRWYGYCMFRALASLHKQGIVHRDVKPGNFLFSRKANKGYLIDFNLAMDLHQKYGNTSKSRMGYDNMSHVMVPKSKSISPTAKTSHAVYRETTKGSKSTLDPKNLKKKALRQAKVYNDLVSLNGIKSQGADGSGITSAKDVTSNRTPSTERRREPIPRHGRKELISLLQDAMRSPNYEASSVPAPMRKRVAASPRQVDSKLFYITPMPLNSTVIDVGGAGSMKKKGDGKHKREGPCVGTKGFRAPEVLFRSPHQGPKVDIWSAGVTLLYLMIGRTSFLGDPEQNIKDIAKLRGSEDLWEVAKLHNRETSLPMDLYDTQYFPSIKLQDWCETNTKRPEFLEVIPRSLFDLVDKCLTVNPRSRISAEEALNHEFFAPFHEGSRKKRLECGTGHSLHGQCSIKPVQISGDQG; translated from the exons ATGGAGACTGGCCTCGTCGACTCGGACCTTAGCCTAACCACCGCCGCCGCCTCCGCCGCCGAGTCAGAAAAGGCGTGGCACCTTCTCGCCCTACTCCTCTCGCTTGGCCGCACGGCTCCCCCCGCCGAGCTCGCTTCCCGGTGCGCCCTGTTCCACGCCTCGCCCGACTTCGTCCAGTCCCTCTGCTCCGTCCCTGGCTCGCTGCTCCTCTTGACCTGCGATTTCCACGTCACCCTCTCTCCGCTGGCCCTAATCGCTCTCGCAGAGTTCGTGTCGAATTCGAATTTGAGATCCGCCTTCATTCCGCGGATTGGGAATAGGCTGTGGAATGATATCGAATTCCTGAAAGTGTACTCTAGGAAGCGCAAGCCGAGTGCGTCTTTGATTTCTGAGCTTGAGCCGGTGCCCAAAAGGAGAGCCATTTTCGATTCCGGAGCTG CAGAAGAACAGAGGAAATCGTGGTTATGTTCACGGGAACCGATTCAAAATGTTTGTCCAAAG TCTCATGTGACTGACGATATAAGCAGGAGCATAAATATGCAGCCAAGTGACATGTCAATAATG GTAGAAGGCAACATTAGTACAAACATACTTCTGCAAAGGAAGGCGAACAAGCCGATAATGGCATGTGAGCCTGATTCAGGACCGGCTCTTCCAAATACCATTTTGGATAATCCGGTTGTGTGCAAAGATGCTAAAATAAATGAGAGAGAATTTGGAAGTACAATGAATTTCAATGCGACATGTTGCCCAGAAGATGCTAAATATAGGAAAACTGTTTTCGCTCCCAAAGAGAAGCGGCCGTGTAAAAGGGATCGGGCATCAATCAGCATGGTGCAGAAATTACAGCGTAACCATGACAACAGGCACATTAAGGAAAAAAGGGGAAGCTCTACTTCTGTTTTTCCCAAG GATCAACAGGAACCAAAAGTACTTCCAAGCTTCGAATTATATagtgtagaagaagaagaaggttcaG GTGGTTATGGCACTGTTTACAGGGCACGGAGAAAAAGTGATGGAATTACAGTTGCAATTAAAT GCCCTCATGCTAATGCTCATAGGCACCATGTTAGCAATGAACTGAAGATGCTGGAGCGGTTTGG GGGTAAAGACTTTGTTATAAAATATGAAGGCTGTATCAAGAACGGAAATTCTGATTGCTTTGTTCTAGAGCATGTTGAGCATGATAGGCCTGAG gtgttaaaaaaagaaatagatgtGTTTCAGCTCCGGTGGTATGGCTATTGCATGTTTAGAGCCCTAGCGAGTCTCCATAAGCAG GGAATAGTTCACAGAGACGTTAAACCTGGCAATTTCCTTTTCTCTCGTAAGGCTAATAAAGGTTATCTTATTGATTTTAACCTTGCCATG GATTTGCATCAGAAGTATGGAAACACTA GCAAGTCAAGGATGGGGTATGATAACATGAGTCATGTTATGGTTCCCAAATCAAAATCTATATCTCCAACCGCTAAAACTTCGCATGCAGTCTACCGTGAGACAACAAAGGGTTCCAAGTCAACTTTAGATCCCAAGAACCTGAAGAAAAAGGCTTTGAGGCAAGCAAAGGTTTATAATGACTTGGTTAGTTTGAATGGAATCAAAAGTCAAGGTGCAGATGGCTCAGGCATAACCTCAGCCAAGGATGTGACAAGCAACAGGACTCCTTCAACAGAAAGGCGGAGGGAACCTATTCCACGCCATGGCAGGAAGGAGCTCATCAGCCTGTTGCAGGACGCAATGAGGAGTCCAAATTATGAAGCATCAAGTGTTCCAGCTCCAATGAGAAAGAGAGTTGCTGCCTCTCCTAGACAAGTGGATAGCAAGCTTTTCTATATTACTCCTATGCCCCTGAATTCAACTGTCATTGATGTTGGCGGTGCTGGctcaatgaagaaaaaag GGGATGGAAAGCACAAGAGAGAAGGTCCTTGTGTTGGAACCAAAGGCTTCCGGGCTCCTGAG GTCTTGTTCAGATCTCCACATCAAGGCCCCAAGGTTGATATCTGGTCTGCTGGGGTTACCTTACTATACCTGATGATTGGAAGAACATCTTTTTTGGGTGATCCTGAACA GAACATAAAGGATATAGCAAAGTTGAGGGGCAGTGAAGATTTATGGGAAGTCGCGAAGCTACACAACCGTGAAACCTCATTGCCAATG GATCTCTATGATACACAATATTTTCCATCTATAAAGCTGCAAGATTGGTGTGAAACAAACACAAAGAGACCAGAATTTCTTGAGGTAATCCCAAGATCGCTTTTTGATCTTGTGGACAAGTGTTTAACAGTGAATCCTAGATCGAGGATCAGTGCAGAGGAAGCTCTGAACCACGAGTTCTTTGCTCCATTCCATGAAGGCTCGAGAAAGAAGAGGCTGGAATGTGGAACTGGCCATTCTTTACATGGACAATGCAGCATCAAACCCGTGCAGATTTCTGGAGACCAAGGTTGA
- the LOC133854238 gene encoding bax inhibitor 1-like, whose protein sequence is MDAFSSFFGSQSSSRNRWSYDSLKNFSQISPAVQTHLKQVYLSVCCALIASAAGAYLHLLWNIGGLLTTFACMGSMIWLLSIPPHQEQKRVALLMAAALFEGASIGPLVALAIEIDASILVSAFVGTAVAFGCFSAAAILAKRREYLYLGGLLSSGVSILLWLHFASAIFGGSAAIFKFELYFGLLVFVGFTVVDTQEIIEKAYRGDLDYVKHALLLFTDFVAVFVRILTIMLKNSMEKSEKKKKRRD, encoded by the exons ATGGACGCCTTCTCCTCCTTCTTCGGTTCCCAATCGTCTTCACGAAACCGCTGGAGCTACGATTCTCTCAAGAATTTCAGCCAGATCTCTCCGGCCGTCCAGACTCATCTCAAGCAG GTCTACTTGTCAGTATGCTGCGCTTTGATTGCTTCTGCTGCTGGGGCTTACCTGCATCTTCTCTGGAACATTGGTGGCCTCCTTACCACATTTGCATGCATGGGAAGCATGATTTGGCTACTTTCCATCCCTCCTCATCAAGAG CAAAAACGGGTTGCTCTATTGATGGCGGCTGCTCTCTTTGAGGGGGCTTCAATTGGTCCACTGGTAGCTTTAGCCATTGAGATTGACGCAAG CATTTTGGTTAGTGCTTTTGTGGGTACTGCGGTGGCGTTTGGTTGTTTCTCAGCAGCAGCCATTTTGGCAAAGCGTAGAGAGTACCTCTACCTTGGTGGCTTGCTCTCTTCCGGCGTCAGCATTCTATTGTGGCTGCACTTTGCTTCTGCAATCTTTGGGGGTTCTGCAGCCATCTTCAAGTTTGAG TTGTATTTTGGGCTTCTGGTGTTCGTAGGCTTCACGGTGGTGGACACTCAGGAGATAATTGAGAAAGCATATCGTGGTGATTTGGACTACGTGAAACATGCACTGCTTCTTTTCACTGATTTTGTTGCTGTCTTTGTCCGAATTCTGACTATCATG TTGAAGAATTCCATGGAGAAgagtgagaagaagaagaaaaggagggaCTGA
- the LOC133854456 gene encoding uncharacterized protein LOC133854456 isoform X1, translating to METGLVDSDLSLTTAAASAAESEKAWHLLALLLSLGRTAPPAELASRCALFHASPDFVQSLCSVPGSLLLLTCDFHVTLSPLALIALAEFVSNSNLRSAFIPRIGNRLWNDIEFLKVYSRKRKPSASLISELEPVPKRRAIFDSGAAEEQRKSWLCSREPIQNVCPKVQSHVTDDISRSINMQPSDMSIMVEGNISTNILLQRKANKPIMACEPDSGPALPNTILDNPVVCKDAKINEREFGSTMNFNATCCPEDAKYRKTVFAPKEKRPCKRDRASISMVQKLQRNHDNRHIKEKRGSSTSVFPKDQQEPKVLPSFELYSVEEEEGSGGYGTVYRARRKSDGITVAIKCPHANAHRHHVSNELKMLERFGGKDFVIKYEGCIKNGNSDCFVLEHVEHDRPEVLKKEIDVFQLRWYGYCMFRALASLHKQGIVHRDVKPGNFLFSRKANKGYLIDFNLAMDLHQKYGNTSKSRMGYDNMSHVMVPKSKSISPTAKTSHAVYRETTKGSKSTLDPKNLKKKALRQAKVYNDLVSLNGIKSQGADGSGITSAKDVTSNRTPSTERRREPIPRHGRKELISLLQDAMRSPNYEASSVPAPMRKRVAASPRQVDSKLFYITPMPLNSTVIDVGGAGSMKKKGDGKHKREGPCVGTKGFRAPEVLFRSPHQGPKVDIWSAGVTLLYLMIGRTSFLGDPEQNIKDIAKLRGSEDLWEVAKLHNRETSLPMDLYDTQYFPSIKLQDWCETNTKRPEFLEVIPRSLFDLVDKCLTVNPRSRISAEEALNHEFFAPFHEGSRKKRLECGTGHSLHGQCSIKPVQISGDQG from the exons ATGGAGACTGGCCTCGTCGACTCGGACCTTAGCCTAACCACCGCCGCCGCCTCCGCCGCCGAGTCAGAAAAGGCGTGGCACCTTCTCGCCCTACTCCTCTCGCTTGGCCGCACGGCTCCCCCCGCCGAGCTCGCTTCCCGGTGCGCCCTGTTCCACGCCTCGCCCGACTTCGTCCAGTCCCTCTGCTCCGTCCCTGGCTCGCTGCTCCTCTTGACCTGCGATTTCCACGTCACCCTCTCTCCGCTGGCCCTAATCGCTCTCGCAGAGTTCGTGTCGAATTCGAATTTGAGATCCGCCTTCATTCCGCGGATTGGGAATAGGCTGTGGAATGATATCGAATTCCTGAAAGTGTACTCTAGGAAGCGCAAGCCGAGTGCGTCTTTGATTTCTGAGCTTGAGCCGGTGCCCAAAAGGAGAGCCATTTTCGATTCCGGAGCTG CAGAAGAACAGAGGAAATCGTGGTTATGTTCACGGGAACCGATTCAAAATGTTTGTCCAAAG GTACAGTCTCATGTGACTGACGATATAAGCAGGAGCATAAATATGCAGCCAAGTGACATGTCAATAATG GTAGAAGGCAACATTAGTACAAACATACTTCTGCAAAGGAAGGCGAACAAGCCGATAATGGCATGTGAGCCTGATTCAGGACCGGCTCTTCCAAATACCATTTTGGATAATCCGGTTGTGTGCAAAGATGCTAAAATAAATGAGAGAGAATTTGGAAGTACAATGAATTTCAATGCGACATGTTGCCCAGAAGATGCTAAATATAGGAAAACTGTTTTCGCTCCCAAAGAGAAGCGGCCGTGTAAAAGGGATCGGGCATCAATCAGCATGGTGCAGAAATTACAGCGTAACCATGACAACAGGCACATTAAGGAAAAAAGGGGAAGCTCTACTTCTGTTTTTCCCAAG GATCAACAGGAACCAAAAGTACTTCCAAGCTTCGAATTATATagtgtagaagaagaagaaggttcaG GTGGTTATGGCACTGTTTACAGGGCACGGAGAAAAAGTGATGGAATTACAGTTGCAATTAAAT GCCCTCATGCTAATGCTCATAGGCACCATGTTAGCAATGAACTGAAGATGCTGGAGCGGTTTGG GGGTAAAGACTTTGTTATAAAATATGAAGGCTGTATCAAGAACGGAAATTCTGATTGCTTTGTTCTAGAGCATGTTGAGCATGATAGGCCTGAG gtgttaaaaaaagaaatagatgtGTTTCAGCTCCGGTGGTATGGCTATTGCATGTTTAGAGCCCTAGCGAGTCTCCATAAGCAG GGAATAGTTCACAGAGACGTTAAACCTGGCAATTTCCTTTTCTCTCGTAAGGCTAATAAAGGTTATCTTATTGATTTTAACCTTGCCATG GATTTGCATCAGAAGTATGGAAACACTA GCAAGTCAAGGATGGGGTATGATAACATGAGTCATGTTATGGTTCCCAAATCAAAATCTATATCTCCAACCGCTAAAACTTCGCATGCAGTCTACCGTGAGACAACAAAGGGTTCCAAGTCAACTTTAGATCCCAAGAACCTGAAGAAAAAGGCTTTGAGGCAAGCAAAGGTTTATAATGACTTGGTTAGTTTGAATGGAATCAAAAGTCAAGGTGCAGATGGCTCAGGCATAACCTCAGCCAAGGATGTGACAAGCAACAGGACTCCTTCAACAGAAAGGCGGAGGGAACCTATTCCACGCCATGGCAGGAAGGAGCTCATCAGCCTGTTGCAGGACGCAATGAGGAGTCCAAATTATGAAGCATCAAGTGTTCCAGCTCCAATGAGAAAGAGAGTTGCTGCCTCTCCTAGACAAGTGGATAGCAAGCTTTTCTATATTACTCCTATGCCCCTGAATTCAACTGTCATTGATGTTGGCGGTGCTGGctcaatgaagaaaaaag GGGATGGAAAGCACAAGAGAGAAGGTCCTTGTGTTGGAACCAAAGGCTTCCGGGCTCCTGAG GTCTTGTTCAGATCTCCACATCAAGGCCCCAAGGTTGATATCTGGTCTGCTGGGGTTACCTTACTATACCTGATGATTGGAAGAACATCTTTTTTGGGTGATCCTGAACA GAACATAAAGGATATAGCAAAGTTGAGGGGCAGTGAAGATTTATGGGAAGTCGCGAAGCTACACAACCGTGAAACCTCATTGCCAATG GATCTCTATGATACACAATATTTTCCATCTATAAAGCTGCAAGATTGGTGTGAAACAAACACAAAGAGACCAGAATTTCTTGAGGTAATCCCAAGATCGCTTTTTGATCTTGTGGACAAGTGTTTAACAGTGAATCCTAGATCGAGGATCAGTGCAGAGGAAGCTCTGAACCACGAGTTCTTTGCTCCATTCCATGAAGGCTCGAGAAAGAAGAGGCTGGAATGTGGAACTGGCCATTCTTTACATGGACAATGCAGCATCAAACCCGTGCAGATTTCTGGAGACCAAGGTTGA